The following are from one region of the Sandaracinus amylolyticus genome:
- a CDS encoding alpha/beta hydrolase family protein — protein MDVETLTTLGRLAEIAPSPDGTWLAAAIARPDERASKYVHDLWRIPLDGRPATRLTHGPSNDRAPRFRHDGALLFLSNRPVGKAPEPGDDQRAQVWMLPPHGEPQRVTDEPLGVDDFLVAQHADVMIVRAPVWPDVPHDAQRAHAREIEEVGPRGLRYRALPVRHWDAWVPAAAPHLVRYDTNGGGRVDVTPRADREHREVDWDLSSDGRTLVIGTMRADVDRIRSAAVRVIDVESGSARDLGVLDRTSYSHLRLSPDGTRVAAQRERRREGRCDERALVVIDLASGSERVLASRWDRWPIPEQWDAQGESVVCTADDEGRVVVARIDVERGEHVVLAERGSFSCVRRSGARLVAIQSTLFAPPRAVIVGGAALADPSGFDASCIEGVRVETFEVQGADGAQVRTMLVLPRGEGPHPTLLWIHGGPISQWADGWHWRWNPLVAASAGYAVALPNPRGSTGHGHAFVAGVWGDWGGRCFDDLMRVTDALAARDDVDASRIAAMGGSFGGYMTSWIAGRTDRFRALVTHAGLFDLRAFYGTCDHPATFGAMMGATPWQGDVERHSPHAGIGEWRTPTLVVHGEKDYRVPIGEALALFESLQAHGVESELLVFPDEGHWIQKPRNVRQWYAVILEYLARHLR, from the coding sequence GTGGACGTCGAGACGCTGACGACGCTGGGACGGCTCGCCGAGATCGCGCCCAGCCCCGACGGCACCTGGCTCGCGGCGGCGATCGCGCGGCCCGACGAGCGCGCATCGAAGTACGTGCACGATCTCTGGCGCATCCCGCTCGACGGACGTCCTGCGACGCGCCTCACCCACGGTCCGTCGAACGATCGCGCGCCGCGCTTCCGGCACGACGGCGCGCTGCTCTTCCTGTCGAATCGTCCCGTCGGAAAGGCGCCGGAGCCCGGCGATGATCAGCGCGCGCAGGTGTGGATGCTGCCGCCGCACGGCGAGCCGCAGCGCGTGACCGACGAGCCGCTCGGCGTGGACGACTTCCTCGTCGCGCAGCACGCCGACGTGATGATCGTGCGCGCGCCGGTGTGGCCCGACGTGCCGCACGACGCGCAGCGCGCGCATGCGCGCGAGATCGAGGAAGTGGGCCCGCGTGGGCTGCGCTATCGCGCGCTGCCGGTGCGGCACTGGGACGCGTGGGTGCCGGCCGCGGCGCCGCACCTCGTCCGCTACGACACGAACGGAGGCGGGCGCGTCGACGTCACTCCGCGTGCCGATCGCGAGCACCGCGAGGTCGACTGGGATCTCTCGAGCGACGGTCGCACGCTCGTGATCGGCACGATGCGCGCCGACGTCGATCGCATCCGCAGCGCGGCGGTGCGGGTGATCGACGTCGAGAGCGGGAGTGCGCGCGATCTCGGCGTCCTCGACCGCACGTCGTACTCGCACCTGCGGCTCTCACCCGACGGCACACGCGTCGCGGCGCAGCGCGAGCGACGGCGCGAAGGACGCTGCGACGAGCGCGCGCTCGTGGTGATCGATCTCGCGAGCGGATCCGAGCGCGTACTCGCGTCGCGCTGGGATCGCTGGCCGATCCCGGAGCAGTGGGACGCGCAGGGCGAGTCGGTCGTCTGCACCGCGGACGACGAGGGCCGGGTGGTCGTCGCGCGCATCGACGTCGAGCGCGGCGAGCACGTCGTCCTCGCGGAGCGCGGCAGCTTCTCGTGTGTGCGTCGGAGCGGTGCACGCCTCGTCGCGATCCAGAGCACGCTCTTCGCGCCGCCGCGCGCCGTGATCGTCGGGGGCGCGGCGCTCGCCGATCCGAGCGGCTTCGATGCGTCGTGCATCGAAGGTGTGCGCGTCGAGACGTTCGAGGTGCAGGGCGCCGACGGCGCGCAGGTGCGCACGATGCTCGTGCTCCCGCGCGGCGAAGGACCGCACCCGACGCTGCTGTGGATCCACGGCGGTCCGATCAGCCAGTGGGCCGACGGATGGCACTGGCGATGGAACCCGCTCGTCGCGGCGTCGGCGGGCTATGCCGTCGCGCTGCCGAATCCGCGCGGATCGACCGGGCACGGGCACGCGTTCGTCGCGGGCGTGTGGGGCGACTGGGGCGGGCGCTGCTTCGACGATCTGATGCGAGTGACCGATGCGCTCGCCGCGCGCGACGACGTGGACGCGTCGCGCATCGCGGCGATGGGCGGCTCGTTCGGCGGGTACATGACGTCGTGGATCGCGGGTCGCACCGATCGCTTCCGCGCGCTGGTCACGCACGCCGGGCTCTTCGATCTGCGCGCGTTCTACGGCACGTGCGATCATCCGGCGACGTTCGGCGCGATGATGGGCGCGACGCCGTGGCAGGGCGACGTGGAGCGTCACTCGCCGCACGCGGGGATCGGCGAATGGCGCACGCCGACGTTGGTCGTGCACGGCGAGAAGGACTACCGCGTGCCGATCGGGGAAGCGCTCGCGCTCTTCGAGTCGCTGCAGGCGCATGGCGTCGAGAGCGAGCTGCTCGTCTTCCCCGACGAGGGCCACTGGATCCAGAAGCCGCGCAACGTGCGCCAGTGGTACGCGGTGATCCTCGAGTACCTCGCGCGCCATCTCCGCTGA
- a CDS encoding aminoglycoside phosphotransferase family protein, with product MTSPPSIDSVMHETRALVRELGLEHVEPVVIADRSNLVLHLAPHPLVARVAMATSMVRVGMQWLRREVELSRFLDARGASVTRPSTTIDAGPFERAGLVISVWDLETITANAIDPQRAGARLAEAHRLLAAHDAPALPEWGGWDEARAVLERARESGAWSASEAHRVASAWERAERIVESARARTASFQPVHGDAHLGNVLATSRGPVWTDWEDAFVGPIEWDLACLRSKAELFGEERETIDAITAAYDGPYDPELARELGLVRNLQVIPWLAVFAERDPSLLPRMRARIAKL from the coding sequence GTGACCTCTCCGCCCTCGATCGACTCCGTGATGCACGAGACGCGCGCGCTCGTGCGCGAGCTCGGGCTCGAGCACGTCGAGCCCGTCGTGATCGCCGATCGCAGCAACCTCGTGCTGCACCTCGCTCCGCATCCGCTCGTCGCGCGCGTCGCGATGGCGACCTCGATGGTGCGCGTCGGGATGCAGTGGCTGCGTCGCGAGGTCGAGCTCTCGCGCTTCCTCGACGCGCGCGGTGCGTCCGTGACCCGCCCGAGCACGACGATCGACGCCGGTCCCTTCGAGCGCGCGGGCCTCGTGATCAGCGTGTGGGATCTCGAGACGATCACGGCGAACGCGATCGATCCGCAGCGCGCCGGCGCGCGGCTCGCCGAGGCGCATCGCCTGCTCGCTGCGCACGATGCGCCCGCGCTGCCGGAGTGGGGCGGGTGGGACGAAGCGCGCGCGGTGCTCGAGCGCGCCCGCGAGAGCGGCGCGTGGAGCGCGTCGGAGGCACATCGCGTCGCGTCGGCGTGGGAGCGCGCCGAGCGCATCGTCGAGTCGGCGCGCGCGCGCACCGCGTCGTTCCAGCCGGTGCACGGCGACGCGCACCTCGGCAACGTGCTCGCGACGTCGCGCGGCCCGGTGTGGACCGACTGGGAGGACGCGTTCGTCGGACCGATCGAGTGGGACCTCGCGTGCCTGCGCTCCAAGGCCGAGCTCTTCGGCGAGGAGCGCGAGACCATCGACGCGATCACCGCGGCCTACGACGGGCCCTACGATCCCGAGCTCGCGCGCGAGCTCGGCCTGGTGCGCAACCTCCAGGTGATCCCGTGGCTCGCGGTGTTCGCGGAGCGCGACCCCTCGCTGCTGCCGCGGATGCGCGCGCGGATCGCGAAGCTCTGA
- a CDS encoding MopE-related protein encodes MRPFLDRAASVLVALTLLITATACSILVDPDEGRLGQQSGVDGGPPPDAFPGVPCDLECDDGIVCTVDRCLDGACVHQRDDGACGGPGDACVGIRTCDPPRSANDSGCVFGAPIECDDGVPCTDDECDPESGTCRFVPDHGACDDGIDCTLDLCDPSRDDNGCTHAADDAICDDGFCRSGGRCDPARGCTGGTARDCSDTSRCTTDRCDEVLAMCVRTVVDADGDGFTAQRVLGESCIDGTDCDDARAAVHPGATEVCSNAIDDDCDGAPDDGCGGCRPIAGACPSGWTYSNDGRDHTCSVSFTPPFGVREYCRYSEEGVLGFYWMLAVPYNCPSGARYAPNAATGYCLWEGLTLPAGATIDCTSVGSGRMSFRWPC; translated from the coding sequence ATGCGTCCATTCCTCGACCGCGCCGCATCCGTCCTCGTCGCGCTCACGCTGCTGATCACCGCGACCGCGTGCAGCATCCTCGTCGACCCCGACGAAGGCAGGCTGGGCCAGCAATCGGGCGTCGACGGAGGACCGCCACCCGACGCGTTCCCGGGCGTGCCGTGCGATCTGGAGTGCGACGACGGCATCGTGTGCACGGTCGATCGCTGCCTCGACGGCGCATGCGTGCACCAGCGCGACGACGGCGCATGCGGCGGCCCGGGTGACGCGTGCGTCGGCATCCGGACGTGCGATCCCCCGCGCTCCGCGAACGACAGCGGCTGCGTCTTCGGCGCACCCATCGAGTGCGACGACGGTGTCCCGTGCACCGACGACGAGTGCGATCCCGAGAGCGGCACCTGCCGCTTCGTGCCCGACCACGGCGCGTGCGACGACGGCATCGACTGCACGCTCGACCTCTGCGATCCGTCGCGCGACGACAACGGGTGCACGCACGCCGCGGACGACGCGATCTGCGACGATGGCTTCTGTCGCTCCGGCGGTCGGTGTGACCCCGCGCGCGGCTGCACCGGAGGCACGGCGCGCGACTGCAGCGACACCTCGCGCTGCACGACCGATCGCTGCGACGAGGTCCTGGCGATGTGCGTGCGCACCGTCGTCGACGCCGACGGTGACGGCTTCACCGCGCAGCGCGTGCTCGGCGAGTCGTGCATCGACGGGACCGACTGCGACGACGCGCGCGCCGCGGTGCACCCCGGCGCGACCGAGGTCTGCAGCAACGCGATCGACGACGACTGCGACGGCGCACCCGACGACGGCTGCGGCGGGTGCCGTCCGATCGCGGGCGCGTGCCCGAGCGGCTGGACGTACTCGAACGACGGGCGCGATCACACGTGCTCGGTGTCGTTCACCCCGCCCTTCGGCGTGCGCGAGTACTGTCGCTACTCCGAAGAAGGCGTGCTCGGCTTCTATTGGATGCTCGCGGTGCCCTACAACTGCCCGTCGGGCGCGCGGTACGCGCCGAACGCGGCCACCGGCTACTGCTTGTGGGAAGGCCTCACGCTCCCCGCGGGCGCGACGATCGACTGCACCTCGGTGGGCTCGGGGCGCATGTCGTTCCGCTGGCCCTGCTGA
- a CDS encoding tetratricopeptide repeat protein, translated as MRIFVALSFVLALAGCCTAPSISAPELVAPDDPRWAQLEASQRELAGGDFERALQVVDGVVAQLAPGGDPALEAAARSLRGEVLTALGSFEDAIAELERARALRLGLDDAEALLATTHALASALDYVGRYPEAEAMFRDVLERRRAREGALSVEVARAAVNLGICLEFQGRAAESAQQLEEGVRVLEALDARSDAAYDAALNSLGNIRRAQGDVEGALAFFQRALVARERTLGPTHPSVAIVLHNIAIAQMDLGRPADALAPIERALQLRRGALPPDHPWLVESEALHRDVLIASGRAP; from the coding sequence ATGCGGATCTTCGTCGCGCTCTCGTTCGTCCTCGCGCTCGCCGGTTGCTGCACCGCGCCCTCGATCTCGGCGCCCGAGCTCGTCGCGCCCGACGATCCGCGATGGGCGCAGCTCGAGGCGTCGCAGCGCGAGCTGGCCGGGGGCGACTTCGAGCGCGCGCTGCAGGTCGTCGACGGAGTCGTCGCGCAGCTCGCGCCGGGCGGCGATCCCGCGCTCGAGGCCGCGGCGCGATCGCTGCGCGGCGAGGTGCTGACGGCGCTCGGCAGCTTCGAGGACGCGATCGCCGAGCTCGAGCGGGCGCGCGCGCTCCGGCTCGGGCTCGACGACGCGGAGGCGTTGCTCGCGACCACGCACGCCCTCGCGTCGGCGCTCGACTACGTGGGTCGATATCCCGAGGCCGAAGCGATGTTCCGCGACGTGCTGGAGCGGCGTCGCGCGCGCGAGGGTGCGCTCTCGGTGGAGGTCGCGCGCGCCGCGGTGAACCTCGGGATCTGCTTGGAATTCCAGGGCCGTGCTGCCGAGTCCGCGCAGCAGCTCGAGGAGGGCGTGCGCGTGCTCGAGGCGCTCGATGCGCGCAGCGACGCGGCGTACGACGCGGCGCTCAACAGCCTCGGCAACATCCGGCGCGCGCAGGGCGACGTCGAGGGCGCGCTCGCGTTCTTCCAGCGCGCGCTCGTCGCGCGAGAGCGCACGCTCGGACCCACCCATCCGAGCGTTGCGATCGTGCTGCACAACATCGCGATCGCGCAGATGGACCTCGGCCGTCCCGCCGACGCCCTCGCGCCGATCGAGCGCGCGCTGCAGTTGCGACGCGGGGCGCTCCCGCCCGATCATCCGTGGCTCGTCGAGTCCGAGGCGCTCCATCGCGACGTGCTGATCGCCTCGGGTCGCGCGCCCTGA
- a CDS encoding NAD-dependent epimerase/dehydratase family protein: MSRSAVVIGGSGFVGRRLVEMLAGEPSVERPSAWPRFDSVHVVDLSPWRTELALGTKVTSSIVDVRSRDALREVLRGAHTVFHLASLVDVGLKKNPRIDAVNVEGARNVVEVCRELGVPFLVYTSTEDVVLRETPIAHGDESLPYPETPLHDYVRTKIEGERIVLGADRRDGLRTCAVRPVHVYGPNDPHAIVTSLRAFASGSVPVLLGDGRARFDVVYVDNVVHAHLLAAAKLHDPATRDAVGGRAYFVGEGNAPNYFEFLRPYAEAKGIRMPRRWLGRRRTALAARLLEGVHRLTGADVPFHRFHVHVICEDFFFSTARAERELGYRPHVAPSEGLRRTIEWVRDVRLEA, translated from the coding sequence ATGAGCCGCAGCGCCGTCGTGATCGGGGGCAGTGGATTCGTGGGGCGTCGCCTCGTCGAGATGCTCGCGGGCGAGCCAAGCGTGGAGCGCCCTTCGGCGTGGCCGCGCTTCGACTCGGTGCACGTCGTCGACCTCTCGCCGTGGCGCACCGAGCTCGCGCTCGGGACGAAGGTGACCTCGTCGATCGTCGACGTGCGATCGCGCGATGCGTTGCGCGAGGTGCTGCGTGGCGCGCACACGGTCTTCCACCTCGCGTCGCTGGTCGACGTCGGGCTGAAGAAGAACCCGAGGATCGACGCGGTGAACGTCGAGGGCGCGCGCAACGTCGTCGAGGTGTGCCGCGAGCTCGGCGTGCCGTTCCTCGTGTACACGAGCACCGAGGACGTCGTGCTGCGCGAGACGCCGATCGCGCACGGCGACGAGTCGTTGCCGTATCCCGAGACGCCGCTGCACGACTACGTGCGGACGAAGATCGAGGGCGAGCGCATCGTGCTCGGAGCGGATCGTCGAGACGGTCTGCGCACGTGCGCGGTGCGCCCGGTGCACGTGTACGGACCGAACGATCCCCACGCGATCGTGACGAGCCTGCGGGCGTTCGCGTCGGGCTCGGTGCCGGTGCTGCTCGGCGACGGGCGGGCGCGCTTCGACGTGGTCTACGTCGACAACGTGGTGCACGCGCATCTGCTCGCGGCGGCGAAGCTGCACGATCCTGCGACGCGCGATGCGGTGGGCGGGCGCGCGTACTTCGTCGGCGAGGGGAACGCGCCGAACTACTTCGAGTTCCTGCGGCCGTACGCGGAGGCGAAGGGCATCCGCATGCCGCGTCGCTGGCTCGGTCGGCGGCGCACCGCGCTCGCGGCGCGCCTGCTCGAGGGCGTGCACCGGCTCACCGGCGCAGACGTGCCGTTCCATCGCTTCCACGTGCACGTCATCTGCGAGGACTTCTTCTTCTCGACGGCGCGCGCCGAGCGCGAGCTCGGGTATCGGCCGCACGTCGCGCCGAGCGAGGGGCTGCGCCGCACGATCGAGTGGGTCCGCGACGTGCGCCTCGAGGCGTGA
- a CDS encoding serine/threonine-protein kinase, with protein sequence MAASGKRDDEWMGEAPSRDTMVDAVPTGALEAPPSGERIGAIVAGRYRVERLLGSGAHAAVFGGVDQHTGDAVAVKVLHDRLAHDRDHVARLLHEAEIMREIAHPGVVRVMGAGQDEGGRWYIAIELLEGEDLATAIERGPLDAALVVEIGHQLLATLAAAHARGIIHRDVKPENVFLARDELGSLRVKLLDFGVAKSTEARASSPVHRTHDGVKIGTPHYMSPEQWAGLPLDARSDVWAAAAVLFTATVGVPPFDADDLGTLMTRVTETDAPSLAALRPEIGPAFVDTIDRALATDPADRWPDARAMAAALHVGGARVDALDWDE encoded by the coding sequence GTGGCCGCGTCGGGGAAGCGAGACGACGAGTGGATGGGCGAGGCACCGTCGCGCGACACGATGGTCGACGCGGTGCCCACCGGCGCGCTCGAGGCGCCGCCGAGCGGCGAGCGCATCGGCGCGATCGTCGCGGGTCGATATCGCGTCGAGCGCCTGCTCGGATCGGGCGCGCACGCGGCGGTGTTCGGCGGCGTCGATCAGCACACCGGCGACGCGGTCGCGGTGAAGGTGCTGCACGATCGGCTCGCGCACGATCGCGATCACGTCGCGCGCCTGCTGCACGAGGCCGAGATCATGCGGGAGATCGCGCACCCCGGGGTGGTGCGCGTGATGGGCGCGGGACAGGACGAGGGCGGGCGCTGGTACATCGCGATCGAGCTGCTCGAGGGTGAAGATCTCGCGACCGCGATCGAGCGCGGTCCGCTCGACGCCGCGCTGGTGGTGGAGATCGGGCATCAGCTCCTCGCGACGCTCGCCGCGGCGCACGCGCGCGGGATCATCCACCGCGACGTGAAGCCGGAGAACGTGTTCCTCGCGCGCGACGAGCTCGGCTCTCTGCGCGTGAAGCTGCTCGACTTCGGCGTCGCGAAGAGCACCGAGGCGCGTGCGTCGTCACCGGTGCATCGCACCCACGACGGCGTGAAGATCGGGACGCCGCACTACATGAGCCCGGAGCAGTGGGCGGGCCTGCCGCTCGACGCGCGCTCCGACGTGTGGGCTGCGGCGGCGGTGCTCTTCACCGCGACGGTGGGCGTGCCTCCGTTCGACGCCGACGACCTCGGCACGTTGATGACGCGCGTGACCGAGACCGATGCGCCCTCGCTCGCTGCGCTGCGCCCCGAGATCGGACCGGCGTTCGTCGACACGATCGATCGTGCGCTCGCGACCGACCCCGCGGATCGCTGGCCCGATGCGCGCGCGATGGCGGCGGCGCTGCACGTCGGCGGTGCGCGCGTCGACGCGCTCGACTGGGACGAGTGA
- a CDS encoding trypsin-like serine peptidase, protein MGFCTATLIARDRIVTAAHCVPSGAPGAAASMHFFLPDEHAVTLDWRAVTAVLLHEGREVGADHAVLRLHEVIDAPYLTLSRVPPVADGRLEVVRASPHSDGTVFVRRERCLVMPQALSADRIVPSAIARIAGCTILPGNSGAPMLDDAGHVVAVVSTGLAPPGVAVLLAPWLTGPAPFVGTLSSLACLPTDVGPGEAPTVCAAWSRAPDHGLVSSAEARDAAIDVQREALAERLLEWERTEVAGRELFGWDLDSRVRGDRTWALPVPGCLDVAELERTGRIDSRGRFRLRVQVPAWQASAFVFGVDLRMVPITERVAWVWMDVRGRLDEVRESAVIRVRVRGPRAFRPRGRAYVPACRAEESER, encoded by the coding sequence GTGGGGTTCTGCACCGCGACGCTGATCGCGCGCGATCGGATCGTCACCGCCGCGCATTGCGTCCCGAGCGGGGCGCCCGGAGCGGCTGCGTCGATGCACTTCTTCTTGCCCGACGAGCACGCGGTGACGCTCGACTGGCGCGCTGTGACCGCCGTCCTGCTTCACGAGGGACGCGAGGTCGGCGCCGACCACGCCGTGCTGCGGCTGCATGAGGTGATCGACGCCCCGTACCTCACCCTCTCGCGCGTGCCGCCGGTCGCGGACGGGCGACTCGAGGTCGTCCGGGCATCACCGCATTCGGATGGGACGGTGTTCGTGCGGCGCGAGCGCTGCCTGGTCATGCCGCAAGCGCTGAGTGCGGATCGAATCGTCCCGTCGGCGATCGCGCGGATCGCGGGGTGTACGATCCTGCCCGGAAACTCGGGGGCGCCGATGCTGGACGACGCGGGGCACGTGGTCGCGGTCGTGAGCACGGGGCTGGCGCCACCCGGCGTCGCGGTGCTGCTCGCACCGTGGTTGACGGGGCCGGCGCCGTTCGTGGGGACGCTCTCGTCGCTCGCATGCCTGCCGACCGACGTTGGGCCCGGCGAGGCGCCGACGGTGTGTGCGGCCTGGAGTCGCGCGCCGGATCACGGCCTGGTTTCGTCGGCGGAGGCCCGCGATGCTGCGATCGACGTCCAGCGCGAGGCCCTCGCCGAGCGACTCCTCGAGTGGGAGAGGACGGAGGTCGCAGGGCGCGAGTTGTTCGGTTGGGACCTCGATAGTCGAGTTCGCGGCGATCGAACGTGGGCGCTCCCCGTGCCCGGATGCCTCGACGTGGCGGAGCTCGAGCGCACTGGCCGCATCGACTCGCGCGGTCGGTTTCGCCTACGCGTGCAGGTACCCGCGTGGCAGGCGTCGGCCTTCGTGTTCGGGGTCGATCTGCGGATGGTGCCGATCACGGAACGGGTCGCGTGGGTGTGGATGGACGTCAGGGGGCGCCTCGATGAGGTGCGCGAGAGCGCCGTGATCCGGGTCCGTGTGCGGGGGCCGCGTGCGTTTCGCCCGCGTGGTCGGGCGTACGTGCCGGCGTGCCGGGCCGAGGAGTCCGAGCGATAG
- a CDS encoding tryptophan 2,3-dioxygenase family protein translates to MTRKATTYWDYIKVEEITSLQGGLEESDAGLSNDEVLFITVHQIDELWLKLALRELVSVRGLFAQERVPEQSLASAVRGLRRMALLFHHIAQHFALMETMTTRDYLAFRDKLSPASGFQSAQLREIEILMGLRDSERIALGHEHGYMQALRAPDGTESAASRRVAARLTDRPTLREALDEWLFRTPIQGSTPDRAGDAETVRRFVEQYLEAHAGEVRRAQELAMHDALTPHDVERLRARYEKEVAGARAFLEASDVPEDERARRARVRAALVFIEGYRELPLLAWPREVIDAIVAIEQAFVIFRQRHARMVERVIGRRTGTGGSAGVDYLDQTALRYRIFHDVWAVRTLLIRAQALPPVETPEAYALGVGQ, encoded by the coding sequence ATGACGCGCAAGGCGACGACGTACTGGGACTACATCAAGGTCGAGGAGATCACGTCGCTCCAGGGCGGGCTCGAGGAGAGCGACGCGGGGCTCTCGAACGACGAGGTGCTCTTCATCACCGTGCACCAGATCGACGAGCTCTGGCTGAAGCTCGCGCTGCGCGAGCTGGTGTCCGTGCGTGGGCTGTTCGCGCAGGAGCGCGTGCCGGAGCAGTCGCTCGCGAGCGCGGTGCGCGGTCTTCGTCGGATGGCGCTGCTGTTCCATCACATCGCGCAGCACTTCGCGCTGATGGAGACGATGACGACGCGCGACTATCTCGCGTTCCGCGACAAGCTCTCGCCCGCGAGCGGGTTCCAGTCGGCGCAGCTGCGCGAGATCGAGATCCTGATGGGGTTGCGGGACTCGGAGCGGATCGCGCTGGGGCACGAACATGGGTACATGCAGGCGCTGCGGGCGCCGGATGGGACGGAGTCGGCGGCGTCGCGCCGCGTCGCCGCGCGCCTCACGGACCGACCGACGTTGAGGGAAGCGCTGGATGAATGGCTGTTCCGCACACCGATCCAGGGCAGCACGCCGGACCGCGCGGGCGATGCCGAGACGGTGCGGAGGTTCGTCGAGCAGTACCTCGAGGCGCACGCGGGAGAGGTGCGCCGCGCGCAAGAGCTCGCGATGCACGACGCGCTCACGCCGCACGACGTCGAGCGGCTACGGGCCCGCTACGAGAAGGAGGTCGCGGGAGCGCGCGCGTTCCTCGAGGCGAGCGATGTGCCGGAAGACGAGCGCGCGCGGCGCGCGCGGGTGCGCGCGGCGTTGGTGTTCATCGAGGGCTATCGCGAGCTGCCGCTGTTGGCGTGGCCTCGCGAGGTGATCGACGCGATCGTCGCGATCGAGCAGGCGTTCGTGATCTTCCGACAGCGGCACGCACGCATGGTCGAGCGGGTGATCGGACGTCGTACGGGGACCGGTGGCTCGGCCGGCGTGGACTATCTGGACCAGACGGCGCTGCGGTATCGGATCTTCCACGATGTGTGGGCGGTGCGGACGCTGTTGATCCGCGCGCAGGCGCTGCCGCCGGTGGAGACGCCGGAGGCGTACGCGTTGGGCGTTGGGCAGTAG
- a CDS encoding NADH:flavin oxidoreductase yields MSNLPLLSPVVLRPGVVAPNRVWLAPLTNMQSHPDGTLSDDELAFLARRAEGGFGLIETCAAHVSQDGKAWPGELGVHDDAMLPGLRRLAARIKNAGAVASVQLFHGGLRATPSVSGLPTWSASAHEEPGTVTPRAGTEEDIARVIEDFASAARRCAEAGFDAVELHGAHGYLLSQFLSSVYNRREDRWGGPLENRARLIREVLRAVRAAAPGLALAVRLSPEDFGQAKGIDLDETIEVARWLAADGMEVLHLSLWRSALSTKKRPESHPTTLFREALGERVKIVVAGQIWTREEGEAQLAKGADAIALGRSAIANPEWPRIVHGLEQGELRTPPVTEDELRARALSEGFVRYMRNWKGFVA; encoded by the coding sequence ATGTCGAATCTCCCGCTGCTCTCTCCCGTGGTGCTCCGTCCGGGTGTCGTCGCGCCGAACCGCGTGTGGCTCGCGCCGCTCACGAACATGCAGAGCCATCCGGACGGGACGCTCTCGGACGACGAGCTCGCGTTCCTGGCGCGTCGGGCCGAAGGTGGGTTCGGGCTGATCGAGACGTGCGCCGCGCACGTGTCGCAGGACGGCAAGGCGTGGCCGGGTGAGCTCGGCGTGCACGACGATGCGATGTTGCCGGGGCTGCGGCGGCTCGCGGCGCGCATCAAGAACGCGGGCGCGGTCGCGAGCGTGCAGCTGTTCCACGGAGGGCTGCGCGCGACTCCGTCGGTGAGTGGGCTTCCGACGTGGAGCGCGAGCGCGCACGAAGAGCCCGGGACGGTGACGCCGCGCGCGGGGACCGAGGAGGACATCGCGCGGGTGATCGAGGACTTCGCGAGCGCGGCGCGGCGATGTGCGGAGGCGGGCTTCGACGCGGTCGAGCTGCACGGCGCGCACGGATATCTGCTCTCTCAGTTCCTCAGCAGCGTCTACAACCGGCGTGAGGATCGCTGGGGCGGGCCGCTCGAGAATCGTGCGCGGTTGATCCGCGAGGTGCTGCGGGCGGTGCGCGCGGCGGCACCGGGGTTGGCGCTCGCGGTGCGTCTTTCGCCCGAGGATTTCGGGCAGGCGAAGGGCATCGACCTCGACGAGACGATCGAGGTCGCGCGGTGGCTCGCGGCGGACGGGATGGAGGTGCTGCACCTGTCCCTGTGGAGGTCGGCGCTGAGCACGAAGAAGCGTCCGGAGTCGCACCCGACGACGCTCTTCCGCGAGGCGCTCGGCGAGCGCGTGAAGATCGTCGTCGCGGGGCAGATCTGGACGCGCGAGGAGGGCGAGGCGCAGCTCGCGAAGGGTGCGGACGCGATCGCGCTCGGGCGATCGGCGATCGCGAACCCGGAGTGGCCGCGCATCGTGCACGGGCTCGAGCAGGGCGAGCTGAGGACGCCGCCGGTCACCGAGGACGAGCTGCGGGCGCGCGCGCTGAGCGAGGGATTCGTGCGCTACATGCGCAACTGGAAGGGATTCGTCGCGTGA